In a genomic window of Neoarius graeffei isolate fNeoGra1 chromosome 13, fNeoGra1.pri, whole genome shotgun sequence:
- the LOC132896588 gene encoding tubulin alpha-1A chain-like, translating to MCECTVLISIHYAFLPQRECISIHVGQAGVQIGNACWELYCLEHGIQPDGQMPSDKTIGGGDDSFNTFFSETGAGKHVPRAVFVDLEPTVIDEVRTGTYRQLFHPEQLITGKEDAANNYARGHYTIGKEIIDLVLDRIRKLADQCTGLQGFLVFHSFGGGTGSGFTSLLMERLSVDYGKKSKLEFSIYPAPQVSTAVVEPYNSVLTTHTTLEHSDCAFMVDNEAIYDICRRNLDIERPTYTNLNRLIGQIVSSITASLRFDGALNVDLTEFQTNLVPYPRIHFPLVNYAPVISAEKAYHEQLSVAEITNACFEPANQMVKCDPRHGKYMACCLLYRGDVVPKDVNAAIATIKTKRTVQFVDWCPTGFKVGINYQPPTVVPGGDLAKVQRAVCMLSNTTAIAEAWARLDHKFDLMYAKRAFVHWYVGEGMEEGEFSEAREDMAALEKDFEEVGADSIEGEGEEEGEEY from the exons ATGTGTGAATGCACTGTTTTAATAAGTATACATTATGCTTTCCTCCCACAGCGTGAGTGCATATCAATCCACGTAGGTCAGGCTGGTGTCCAGATTGGCAATGCCTGCTGGGAACTCTACTGTCTTGAGCATGGCATCCAGCCAGATGGCCAGATGCCCAGTGACAAAACCATTGGAGGCGGAGATGATTCCTTCAACACTTTCTTCAGTGAGACTGGAGCTGGAAAGCATGTCCCCAGGGCTGTGTTTGTAGATTTAGAGCCCACGGTCATAG ATGAAGTCCGCACTGGAACATACCGCCAGCTGTTCCACCCTGAACAGCTCATCACAGGAAAGGAGGATGCTGCAAACAACTATGCTCGTGGTCACTACACTATTGGCAAGGAAATTATTGATCTTGTATTGGATAGGATACGCAAACTG GCTGACCAGTGCACAGGTCTCCAGGGTTTCCTGGTCTTCCACAGCTTTGGTGGTGGAACTGGTTCTGGTTTCACCTCCCTGCTGATGGAACGCCTGTCTGTTGACTACGGTAAGAAATCCAAGCTGGAGTTCTCCATCTACCCAGCTCCCCAGGTGTCTACTGCTGTGGTGGAGCCCTACAACTCCGTCCTGACCACCCACACCACCCTAGAGCACTCTGACTGTGCCTTCATGGTGGACAATGAGGCCATCTATGACATTTGCCGTAGGAACCTTGATATTGAGCGTCCTACTTACACTAACCTGAATAGGTTGATTGGTCAAATTGTGTCCTCCATCACTGCCTCTCTCCGTTTCGATGGTGCCCTCAATGTCGATCTTACTGAATTCCAGACCAACTTGGTACCCTATCCCCGTATTCATTTCCCACTGGTCAACTATGCTCCAGTGATCTCTGCAGAGAAGGCTTACCATGAGCAGCTCTCTGTGGCTGAAATCACAAATGCCTGCTTTGAGCCGGCCAATCAGATGGTGAAATGTGACCCACGTCATGGCAAGTACATGGCCTGCTGTTTGCTGTACCGTGGTGATGTGGTGCCtaaagatgtgaatgctgctattGCCACCATCAAGACCAAGCGCACTGTCCAGTTTGTGGACTGGTGTCCCACTGGGTTCAAGGTGGGCATCAactaccagccccccactgtggtTCCAGGTGGCGACCTGGCCAAGGTGCAGAGGGCTGTGTGCATGCTGAGCAACACCACGGCAATTGCTGAGGCCTGGGCTCGTCTTGATCACAAATTTGATCTGATGTACGCCAAGCGTGCCTTTGTGCATTGGTATGTTGGTGAGGGTATGGAGGAGGGTGAGTTCTCTGAGGCTAGAGAGGACATGGCTGCCCTGGAGAAGGATTTTGAGGAGGTTGGTGCTGATTCCATTGAGGGTGAGGGagaggaggagggagaggagtACTAG